CTATATAAATTATTCTGTCATTAAGATATAGcatgaatattattttaaacactCTTACCTTTACACTATATAAATTATTCTGTCATAAGATATAGcatgaatattattttaaacactCCCTTTACACTATAATAACagaatgtcaataaaatatagcatgaatattattttaaacactCCCTTTACACTATAATAACAttctgtcaataaaatatagcatgaatattattttaaacactCCCTTTACACTATATAAATTATTCTGTCATTAAGATATAGcatgaatattattttaaacactCCCTTTACACTATAATAACagaatgtcaataaaatatagcatgaatattattttaaacactCCCTTTACACTATAATAACAGAATGTCAATAAGATATAGcatgaatattattttaaacactCCCTTTACACTATAATAACATTCTGTCAATAAGATATAGcatgaatattattttaaacactCCCTTTACACTATAATAACAttctgtcaataaaatatagcatgaatattattttaaacactCCCTTTACACTATAATAACATTCTGTCAATAAGATATAGcatgaatattattttaaacactCTCTTTACACTATATAATAACATTCTGTCAATAAGATATAGcatgaatattattttaaacactCCCTTTACACTATAATAACAGAATGTCAAACTCCTGTAGCTCTATAGTTTAACACATAAGATGTTCTTTTATATGATATGACAGTTACTGTGACTAACAAGTTCACAACTAATATATGAAACACCtaataaattaaaactaattaagGTTAGATTGCAAAATATATGAGATACAAGATGCAAAGCTAAAGCAACATAAAAACCAGGATAACAAGAATAAAGGataaaacaacacatacatgcaTACAGAGAGATACAAATATTACTCACAGAAGTATTACTACAAATTATTATGGTTATCAGTATGGTCTACTTTAGTAAGTTTAGCTACAATTTACAATTCAAGTATTACTTGAATTGTAAAATGGAAttaaatgcaaaatataaagtctttaatttctttattgacagaataactttaaaataaatttattatcatctgcattattatttctttattgattAGATGCAACAGAAGTTGAATCTCTCATGAGTAACTATGGGTTTTCATTATGCATAACAGTAAatgccctccaaaagttctaCTACATGTTAAAATTTGCTGACAATTGATCACTGAGAAAACTCTCAAAAAAAGCAATTAATGAGTAAGAGAAGATAAGTAATATATACTGATGCCTATATTAACAAGtttacatattgatataatttatgTATAGTTGTAAACATGCATGTGTAACACTACTTTTGGATGGCAGTGTATCTGAATGCTATACACATGTAGAATATCAAACATTATAATATCTTGTCTGTCAGAATCGATATATAGATATACTTTGTTTGTTCCTGCAGCCTTTCAGAAAAACCAGAAGATCAATGGGCAAGACTATGTGTTAGATGTTGTTGACACTGCTGGTCAGGTAAGTACATGTGTACCAGAGTGATCAAGGTGATATAGGTTGTGTCTTGATTTTCATTGAAGCATAATGATAAGTATTATAAAAATGTTCATGAATGATTTTAGAAATTGCAATTCAGTTTTATGCTTTTTTGATTTAATCAAATTTACTGAAATATTCACAGTAATTGCTTGTTTTTGACAGGATGAGTACTCCATACTACCTCAGACCTATTTTATGAGTATAGACGGATATATACTGGTGTACTCTGTCAACTCTCGTAAAAGGTGAGAAATAActacaaaaatgatattaacaCCATGAAAAGGATgcgtaaaaaatattaatacagACGTGAAATTTCTTGGAAGTTCTCCAATTAAgcattgtttgtcatatttttgacatgtaTTGGTGTGTAACACACATTGGGATGTTACTAGCATATCCACTAATGctactatcttcctatggcatctatggtctatatagatgttatAGAAAGATagttaatgcttatatttacattatcaactcattttagggtctctgcattaacattatTTAGCTAAACTTTATCAATGACAATTAAATCCACAAGATGAAACAGCCGTTTTGACAGTGATCAGTTGACATTAGTGAtttcataatggtcacgttttgggtgtcagttataccgtcatacTTCACTTTaacttggttagtttatatagtataagtgacaagtaaatgtaaatattaacatttaaagtagtcattatcgtttaaaaaaggaaaaaaaatttaaagcaTGAAAATATTAGAACTTATACGTCTGTATAGAGAAAAACATCAGTCAATGGAACAGTCCATGATTTGTCTGGGAATAATGATTGGCACCAGCTCCGGTCTGTTGTCctgaacaaccaactaaataatagcagtacatgtatatgaaataatcttatcgataaaccaaatatatgaatataaatacaaaacttcaatccatttcaaatatcttatttagaatatattttcatattgatcaattttaagaatattttaacatttttcaagTGAATACTCACACTGACTAAAACCCAGTGTTTTCAtgacctcttgaactctgaTTATGGTATTAGTACGCCAGAGCCTAACTAACAATgttattattgaaaaataacatacattggtcTTAGTAGAAACATATAGGTACTATTCAGTggcaatataaatattttatattgatgccaagaaaagacattttgatatTGTTCAAGTTTTAGAAATAATGTTAAGCATGTTGTATTGCTCAAATGGAAACAAAGTAAATGATGATTATGTAGCTATGAGGTTTGATActgttaaaaactaaacaatTACAATACCGATGTTGATgtcaatgaaataaattaataccAGTATTTTAACTATACCAGTTGTATAATAACAAATAGATTTCATTTGCTTTGCATTGTTATTTGAAAAGGAAAATACACAAGTTGTAGTGCAACaatgatatttcattataaaacgGAATCACCCGACTGCAGATCATATTCTTACACACTGCCTATCTCCTTCATTTAGTCACTCTTTACATGCAGATTTCAtgtgttcattatttttttacaaataccgATAACAGAATTGGTACTTTTCAAAATGGTAACaatactatatatgtacagtacctTTATATATCCAACCCTATGATTATGGCAACTAATTATaaattatctttgttttttgtaGCTTTGATGTTGTGAAGGTGATTTATGACAAACTGTTGGACATGAAAGGCAACATTAAGTAAGTAATGtaacattataattatgatCTTAAAGATATGATATGTTAATtggttaatatatatatagtgtcagaTAGTTAATATTTGCAATTTGCACATGCATACTTTcgattattatcattatcaatgtatgctgtaaaataatacaaaaatttttatttcaagttaaaaatatgaaaaataattaattgcatcccgaaaaaagtccatggcactatattctttatggaatgaagtactgattgcgcatgcaccaaaggcaaaacatattattttatattattttttgtgtttattagacgtATATATACAGGAtaaaacaccaatcattgttcaaataatgaatatcatttatgctctgtcggcggtggagcatctttaaataaatataatttgtgAGTTGTCTCCCTGGCATTTGTAAGTAATAATTACTCTGTGGGTTGTCTCCCTTTCAGAGTTCCAATAATACTGGTTGGGAACAAGAGAGATGTGGCAGAACAGTTCCCTGGTGAGAGGTATGTTCAGAGCTAACTGATAGTTTGTTAGGCAGAATCTTACATCAGAGTAATTTCATGGTTGTTTAGAGAAAGAAATAGATCTTGAAATAGGAGAAAATTTACTTGGACTCTTATGACAATGTTGGCgttatgtcattatttcattttcaaacacaTTACAAAGAAAGATATCTCCACCCTCTTGAACTGAGCAAATTAAACCTCATACTGCCACGTCAAACTTCTCTGGCAGAAGTGTTGTGAACATTACATTTGTtgttgtcaattttttttttgtcttggaggatttgtgttttaaatttttaatggATTTCTTTTACTTGTGTTCTATGTCAATGGCAAAAAACTctattggtatatgtattttaGATTGATATTTTATGCCTTTTCCGCAGAGGAAAATGTTCAAACGTTCAAATATTCACtcaaatgtatttttctcttatttgTATGAACTTCAAAAATAAAACGATAAACAATATTTTCGAAGTACCATTATCACAGACCCATTAGTATGGATCAAAGTGATGAcaatattttgaatatgaatGTCATGGCTCAGGTAATGATGTCAcatataccagtacatgtatttgtggtgTTTCATCCTCACAAGATAGGTATGCTTGAAATTGCTCATCTGTTGCCATAAAAGGTCAATTGTTCACTTTTGTCTTTCCCAACCGCGAGGACTTTCCTGTTTCCACAACCATCagtaaatgtattttgatatgttttcaaaatgtttgttcATGTGTTTTGAAGGGAAGTATCAGAGGAGGAAGCTAAAGGACTAGCAAGGAAGTGGGAAGTTCCATTCATGGAGACATCAGCTAAGGAGCATGAGGTATGACCAAATGTTTCTCTCATTATGGTTATATTAACACTGCaaaaagtgtgtgtgtggggggagGGGTTGGGGTTATACTGGGTTTAAggtgtctgtctgtccatccgtAGGTGCAATGATGATCCAACTACtactcctaaactactggaggGTTTTCAACATAACTTGGTAGAAATAATGCTTATATGGTGTAGATTTGCTTAATCTATATCAAACCAAAATACCTCCAGtcttttttagcccaccatcatcagatggtgggctattcaaatcgcctttcgtccgtggtccgtcgtccgtccgtccgtccgttaacaattcttgttaccgctatttctcagaaagtactgaaggggtctttcttaaatttcatatgcaggttcccctatggccctagttgtgcatattgctttttgggaccgatcagtcaacaagatggccgatcttggattttgatagttaaagtttgttaccgctatttctcaaaaagtactgaacagatctttcttaaatttcatatgcaggttcccctaggaccctagttgtgcataatgcaatttgggaccgatcggtcaacaagatggccaacaggcggctatcttggattttgatagtttaagtttgttaccgctatttctcagaaagtactagagggatctttctcaaatttgatatgtatattcccctaggaccctagttgtgcataatgcaatTTAGGACCGatcagttaacaagatggccgacaggcggccatcttggattttgatagttaaagtttgttaccgctatttctcagaaagtactaaagggatctttctcaaatttcatatgtatgtttccctaggaccctagttgtgcatattgcaatttgggaccgatcggttaacaagatggccgacaggcggccatcttggattttgatagttaaagtttgttaccgctatttttcggaaagtactaaagggatctttctcaaatttcatatgtaggttcccctaggaccctagttgtgcataatgcaatttgggaccgatcggttaacaagatggccgacaggcggccatctttgattttgatagttaaagtttgttaccgctatttctcagaaagtactaaagggatctttttcaaatttcatatataggttcccctagggccctagttgtgcatattgcattttgggaccaatcggtcaacaagatggctgccaggcgaccatcttggattttgattgttaaagtttgttactgctatttctcagaaagtactaaagggatctttttcaaatttcatatataggttcccctagggccctagttgtgcatattgcattttgggaccgatcggtcaacaagatggctaccaggtggccatcttggattttggtagtggaagtttgttaccactatttctcagaaagtattgaagggaacTCAAGCAAATTCCATacacaggttcccctagggccctagttatgcatattgcgttttgggaccaatcggtcaacaagatggccgcctggcagccatcttggattttgatagttaaagtttgttattgctatttcttaaaaagtactaaagggatctctctcaaattttatatgtaggttcccctagggccctagtggtgcatattgcattttgtaactgataggtcaacaaggTGGCTGCACGGCCGCCAgcttggatttcattgttgaagtttgttaccactatttcttagaaagtactatagcgatctgtctcaaattttatgtagtcgtgtttgaaaaagtttgaaaagcagggaaaagatccctctttccattgtcagacatagatcattctttggtgggcgccaagatccctctgagaTCTCTTGTTTCAAATTATGTTCCTTTGTCACAAAATTGGATGGGGAAGTGGCCTCTTGGATGAGAGGTCTAGTTTTATATATTGGTTAAACTTTGATGGAAAAGGGAAATACAGgggattttaaattttttaatgcATGATCTCTTTATTTCTGTTTACAgtcataaataaaaatattaacattctaaactttaattttgatatacattatgtatatttatcagTGTTCCAGTTAAGATGAATCAATGCACTGGTAAAATACCCATGAAAATGTGTCAATTACCCTTAAAAACAGAATGAATGTACACACTGTATACTAATTATCCctacaatattgtatttacacCACCCAATTGTTATGAGCGTTTACATacagaaataaaatcagaaaaatgatgtaaaatcaTAAGAATTCCAGTTACGGTCGAGAGTCTGCATCAGCTGTGTTCTTGTTTCAGATAGATATTTGTTAGCTTTTCATCAATTACAGTActttataatgtaataacaaCATATCTTTTCCCCAACACATCTCTTTATTTACACGTTATTTTTTGGGTTCGAAAAAAAGTCTTTTTCATACTTTTTCAAAAGTACAAATACCAACCCCTCCAAAAATCAGCTGGAGTAGTCTCAGTActgattaattttttttaatgttgattaatcatattgatcaaaTCTGTATTCTACCATTAATTGTGAAAAATTGTGTGAATATAGAGGTGCAACGATTCATTACAAATACCAATATTTGTCTCAACgtacaatatttgatatactACAATATGATATACTACTGTAGTATTTTGTCATTTGCTTgacatatattgtaaataaattggCTCTTgaataaaatatcacaaattctGATCATACATTGTTTCTTGAAAATAATGCATTAACCAAACAAAGAACTTGGAGttacattaattacaatatTGTTTACTGATTTAAGaatccaaatatatctaaaaattataaaaattatcGTTGCAGCTCTATTTGAATTTCCAAAAACCTTCTAgcataatattttttctttcagaGTGTAAAAGAAGTATTTTCCAAAATCATCATGGCAATTGAGCGATTGGAAGGAAACGAGCCAGAAAAATCTTCTTGtatattatcataataataGGATAAAAGAAGTAtcatctgtatacatgtacatactttaTGCCTCCATAGCAAACAGGACTTGAATTCACCTGTGCACACCTGTAGTTTACAGTGGCCTAATTAGAACTGATTTAGGTTCAGCAGCccattatctccctttaactaTTGATACTGTTCATATCACCAGGTATTATCACTTTAACTTTCTCAATCCTGACAATGAAATATTGGGCATTCGTCTGAGTGTTGATTTGTTAGTGATTCAAAATAGTACTAAACAAGTTAGCATAGAAGTACTGCTGATGACAGAGTACATGAAGTTTGTAAAAAATCATCTGTGGAAACTTAAAATTCTCATGATCAGATTGCTGGTTACTTGGCCTAAACACTCCGTGATCAGTTTGTATATTCTAACTAGATTTGTTTTGCCTTCACCAGAGTACTTTTGTTAGTTTCTATCTTATCCTCCATGATATTCAGAGAAAGCGATGCTAATGCATTGCTGCTGACAGCCGCCATTGCTGATGTTTTAAGATATGTCCATATTTACACTGCTATAATCATCAGAGTTAACTTTTTCACTTGACTATGATACTAAACACAAAACACCTacagaaagtgtacaaacaaatgtatattgACAATTCTAATTTATGtctacatattgcattttaactCACAGACAGTATTgaatttaattattgaaatatgtaattatgaaatattgattaattataCTATCTTATACCCAGTCTGCTGGGGATTAGCCTATCTTTGTATTATGACCAATACCAGCACTATCAGTGGTTTGGACTCCAAGCTTCGTCAGTGTATATTCTTGGGTTGATCCTGAACAAGGTCAAAAGTCACTTGTTAACTGTTGACCACAAACTCGTGGTCCACTCAATGGACTTGGGTTGACCAgtatgtattacatgtacatgtgcattgtagataatatatgtactgttaTTAGTACGTAGATATATGTACTGTTATTAGTACGTAGATATATGTACTGTTATTAGTACGTAGATATATGTACTGTTATTAGTACGTAGATATATGTACTGTTATTAGTACGTAGATATATGTACTGTTCTTAGTACGTAGATATATGTACTGTTCTTAGTacactgtaaatataaaaaacatattttcactgttggttaatgaataatttaaatcacaattgttatttcatatcaataactTCTGacaattgttaaaaaaattatcagtacCTGAATGTGTGCACATCATCAGTTAAGATAGTAAGCTAAGGCATTGGTTGTGCTAGTTTCATCATAAGGCTTTTATTGAAACAGGATCTGTTAAAGTCGGTCTGAATAAGTTTGGTGTTGATAAGTTTCATATTTAGGGCTTTTATCAATTTGGCATTAATTAGTCATGTTAGGGCTTTATTGATGTATTGCTGAACAGATATGATTGTTTGCATTAATCGGGTGTTAGTTATAGTTTTGGGTTTTTGTGATGCATTTAATTAGAGATACAAGTGTAAACATTTACAGAGGGATCaagtaattaatatattttcactttttaataAGTGTGTCGAAATGACAACAATGAAATCAtggtacattttacatgtaatagAAAGTATTTGGAAAATAAAAGAAGTGAAAGAGAGAGGTATAGATTGATATAGCAAGTTAAATTTGGCAGCGTCAgatgtttatgaaaaaaaatatatggagATTAATTACAGGTGTTTCAAACATAAGTATAAGGTTATATTTGAGACACTCTCTCAGTTCCGACTTTCTGATCAGTATTTTATTGGTAGCACATTAGAAATACCTAAAACGGATTGGGAAGTTAGATCCCTTCAGACTATGTGTGGCAGTGAATGTTAattctatattgtatatatccACATATATAATCGGTAGCTAGAGGCCTGTTCTGATGTTATCGTTTCCAATGTTGGGTTATTTAAATGTTGTGTCGCTCCTTATTCCAAGTTTGTTAAAGCTTTCTATAATACACAAGTGAATCATACTGAAATGAGTTATTTAGTACTCTGTTAATCTATGTGGCATGATAGGACTAATTATTGACCTGCTAATATTGATTGATAAGAAAACTGACAACTTATTACCaccatttttagcccaccatcatcagatggtgggctattcaaatcgcctttcgtccgtggtccgtcgtccgtccgtccttccgtccgtccctccgtcctccgtccgtccgtccgtccgttaacaattcttgttaccgctatttctcagaaagtactaaagggatctttttcaaatttcatatgtaggttcccctatggccctagttgtgcatattgcattttgggaccgatcggtcaacaagatggccgacaggcggccatcttggattttgatagttaaagtttgttacctctatttctcagaaagtactgaagggatctttctcaaatttcatatgtaggttcccctaggaccctagttgtgcatattgcattttgggaccgatcggcgaacaagatggtcgacaggcggccatcttggattttgatagttaaagtttgttaccgctatttctcaaaaagtactgaagggatctttcttaaatttcatatgcaggttctcctaggaccctagttgtgcatattgcattttgggaccaatcggtcatcaagatggccgacaggcggccatcttggattttgatagttaaagtttgttaccgctatttctcagaaagtactgaagggatctttctcaaatttcatatgtaggttccctagaaccctagttgtgcatattgcaatttgggaccgatcggttaacaagatggcggacacgcggccatcttggattttgataattaaagtttgttaccgctatttctcagaaagtactgaagggatctttctcaaatttcatatgtaggttcccctaggaccctagttgtgcatattgcaatttgggaccgatcggttaacaagatggccgacaggcggccatcttggattttgatagttaaagtttgttaccgctatttctcagaaagtactaaagggatctttctcaaatttcatatgcacgttcccctaggaccctagttgtgcatattgcattttgggaccgatcggtcaacaagatggcggacacgcggccatcttggattttgataattaaagtttgttaccgctatttctcagaaagtactgaagggatctttctcaaattttcatatgtaggttcccctagggccctagttgtgcatattgcattttgggaccgatcagtcaacaagatggctgccaggcgaccatcttggattttgatagttaaagtttgttaccgctatttctcagaaag
This genomic window from Argopecten irradians isolate NY chromosome 4, Ai_NY, whole genome shotgun sequence contains:
- the LOC138320578 gene encoding GTP-binding protein Rheb homolog, with the translated sequence MPTRQRKIALMGFRSVGKSSVTIQFVENHFVDSYDPTIENTFQKNQKINGQDYVLDVVDTAGQDEYSILPQTYFMSIDGYILVYSVNSRKSFDVVKVIYDKLLDMKGNIKVPIILVGNKRDVAEQFPGEREVSEEEAKGLARKWEVPFMETSAKEHESVKEVFSKIIMAIERLEGNEPEKSSCILS